Part of the Sorghum bicolor cultivar BTx623 chromosome 1, Sorghum_bicolor_NCBIv3, whole genome shotgun sequence genome, CAATAGAGATTCCAGCGTAGCTGCGCAACTCCTGGTCAATGGCAGTGCTAGTGTGCTACTGGAAGTCTGGAACCTACAGTCAACAGATCCACACGAGACTCAACAGGATTACGGAGCAGCAGGTGTAACCCTAAGACGTCGAGAACCAAATTAGCAGATGTATTGCAGTCACACGAGCTACATGGGCGCTGAGACACACGGATCAATCGagattccaccgccacggcatcTCGCAGAACTTAGATCTAAACAGCTCGATTTCACACACCACGGTGCAAACAACCGCGGATCCAAATCCAAGCTGCCGCGCACCACTCTCCGGTCCGCAGCTAGGACTCGAAAGCGCCCGACATCAAAATCACAGATCGCGGAATCTCGCCACGCGGGCCAGGATTCTGGGTCTCAAGCGTCTCCCCCAGTCCCCATCACACACGGAACCATGTACACCCCCCACGATCCGATCAGAATTCCCTCCCGAGGAAACCACGAATCAGCCCATGAGCAAGCCGAGCGGCCGCGATCCCCACTGAATCCAACTAGATCCGAAGCGCTACGCTACCGCCCCGCGAGAATGAAAGGCCCGAAATCAGGCGCAGAACAAGCACGCCCCCGCGCCGATCTGGGGGGCAACCAGAGCGCGCGGGGGGAGGGGAAGCGGAGGGGAGCAGGGGCCTTACCATCTCGGGCGAGCTCGCGCGTCGGAAGGGCACGgacgagaggaggaggaggaatccGCCGAGGAAGCGAAGCGAGGAGGGGAAAGAGCAGGGAGGGGGGtcctggctgctgctgctgtgctgcCTGCGTGCCGAGTGACCAGTCCTGCGGGGACGCCTCGTGTTTTGATATGGTCGCCGGGTTTTCCACCGCGTTACCCCCCGTGCGGTGCGGTCGAGGGTGGGGGGTGGGTGGGCTGCCCCGCGACGGAGCGGAGCGGCCGCTGCGAGCTTCCGCGGTCGTCGGATGGCGAGATGGACGGCCGCGATTGGTGACACGTCCGCGCGACGCGATGTCGCCCGTGGGGAGGTGAGGGCCGCCGGAAACGTATTCTACGTTCCCGCGACGTAGCGAGACACGTATGTGCTACTTGAACATAGCACGAGTGCACAGCACAGTTCAATTGCGCTGTGCATTTATTCTCTTTTttgctttttttatttattcccATGACTTTTTTCTAATAAAATCTTTGGTTCGTTTTCTTTTTTTCGCGAAAGGGATTTCGGAATGAGCATCCTGGGAAaacaataaataaatagataaacaaataatatatatatatatatatatatatatatatatagtaggaTTCGGGGGTAAAGAGTGGACGCGGAAAATATCAGGGGAATCAAAACCAGACAGaaagcagcggcagcggcgatCGACACCGACCGCTGGCCGTGGCACCGGCCTTATCCTTTTTGTATAATTAAATTATTATTTATACTTTTCTTTCGGCTGCTTTGCTAGCGTGTCGTCGCGTCTTGTGAGATGTCTGTCAGGCCGTCCTTGAAGCAGTACTACTAGTAGTAATCATGCACGCTGATCTGTGAGCACAGCATTAGCAGTAGAAGCAGTACACAATGGTTGCAAAACATCGCTGTTCAGTAGCCTGGACACCACGTGCACGCACAGAGAAACGAAACAGTCGTACTTGCATATGATGATCCTCCTCCGATCAATAAAAAGAGCGACCAATTCATCACTTTTATTCGTGTAGTATACGTATCAGCAACGTTACAGGAAGGAAAGGAAACAATCCAAGCACGCGACTCGGTATATATCACCATTAATTACACACCAATGCTGCCTGCAAAGCACCCCCGTAGTCCCGTACACGGTAGTACCACCTTGCACGCCATGTATACGAACGCATACGTGTACGTACGCAACGGTGACGTAATGTATGGACGCCGATGCAAGCACTCATCATCATTCATCAGGATGCGTGGTCGTTGAGGACGTCGAGCGTCAGCTCGCTGGGCTCGGTGGCCTGGAGGTCCACCTGCACGCCGTCCAGCTCCTTCCTGAAGCCGTCGCAGGAGCTAGCGTACACCATCTTGCTCCGCACGGCCGCCGCCTCAGGGGACCAGGCCACGAAGAAGATCTTGCTGCGCGGCGCCGCCTGCGCCTCCCCGGTGGCGGTGGCGTCCTCGACGGTGAAGTCGTGGTCGTACACGGCGTAGCGGCAGTCGTCGGCGGGGAGGCTGGCGGTGAGGTCGCCGAACCCGGCGCCCCGTTCGCCCACCTTGTCCACCACCACACGCTGCAGCGCGTCGTCGACCTTGAACACCACGAAGCGGTGCGCGCGGCCGCCGCGCAGCTCCTGGAACCGCGCCACGCACTCCTCCGCCACCGCCACGCCGGACGCCGCGTTCGCCTGCAACGCAGTGCAACCACCATGCAGTAGCTGAGGAAATGAAAACGTGCTCCTGCAGAGTCCAGATTGCGAATCGAGCGTCCAGAGGGCACGTACCATTCTAGTCAATTCAACGTCGCAGTATACAGGCTTGGAGCTTTGCAAGTAGCAGTGTGTTGCTGTGTCAGTGGACAATGGCTGTGTGTGACTGCCCATAAGCAAGTGATCTATGTGCTTTAATAGCTCGCAATTAAGCTTGCCGGATCAATGGCCGTGTCGTACGTGTGTTCATAGGGGGTGAGTGTACGTGCGTGTTGAGTGTCTGCGTTGTACTGtgtaatctcaaaaaaaaaaaaaaaaagtcaccGTCGACGTCGAGGAAGTAATcagagaggaggaagaggtgTACTGTACACGTGTGAGCACCGCGGAGGGCGGAGCCTAATCCCGTTCTAGACGCCTCTACGTGGCACTTGGCAGTCGGCACAGAGCGCGCGTGTCTTGTCGCCGCGGCCTCTGAACCGTGATTGGTTCGGTACTTACAGCTAAACACCGGCCACAGCGTGCCTACCCGTCCTGATTAAGCGATTGCTATTAATAATTGGGCAGCAGCCACATCCAACATGTGTTTCTGTCGGCGTGAGTTTATGCGGTTGATCGTGAGTTCCGAGCGTTGCTTGGGCCGTCTTGAACAGGGCTGCATCTACATGCGAGGCCGGATAGGCAGTTCCTTTTTAGAGATGGATCCATAACTGAATGCGATCTGATGTGTTTAAGTATGGAACTACTAGTAGTACATGTAGTGCCATGAGTGCTGAATTGAACATTAATTATTCTTTCTTTTATTTGAGGCGCTTATCTATGCGGATGCGGTGCTAATCATACCCAACaacatttttttacaattaacaTTTGTTCTTCCGATTTCTGCATATTTATATTTCTCAGAGTTACAATTTGTCCTTCAACCTTCAAGTGTGCAGGATTTATTCTCACGGCTGTTTGATGGAACTTGCCTTCTGCCTGTTTAGAGATGATAGTGAAACTTTTCGAGGAACCTTTGAACCTTTTCAaaattaaggtcttgtttagttcaccctgaaaacaaaaaactttttaagattttccgtcacatcaaatcttgcggcacatacatgaagcattaaatatagatgaaaacaaaaactaactacacagtttgtctttaaatcatgagataaatcttttataagcctagttactctatgatttgacaatgtttgtcaaataaaaacgaaagtgctacagtgtcgaaatccgaaattttttcggatctaaacaaggcctaagctagTGGTCAGTGAATGATGGTGTCACTTGGAGCGCGAGAGCTGCATCAGTAAGTGCTGAATCATTTTTGGAATATTGCAGTAAAATGTTGTACTTTACTAGTATTATTACTCGCATTGCTTCCTGAAATTGCTGCTGGTTCCCCTGTGTTCAGCATCCAACTGATGTAGGCTGTCAAAGTCAATTGCAATATAGTATGCAAATAAAATCAGGTGGGGATTTCCCTCTCGttgaattttcaaaaaaaaaaatgctgcTGGTTACATGAAACTTAGTTTTTGTTCGCTTAATTGTGGTCAGTGGAGGTATGCTTGTAGTTGCTAAATTGCCACAGATCTGTATATTTCAGTGTGAAAAAGTTACTTCAAGAGCATTAATGTtgtattatctaaaaaaaaagagcatTAATGTTGTTCCTTCATGCTGTATGAAGAAAACTGAGTGCTCGGTTGATCGAGGACGTGAATAATGTATATCGTAACTAGCCTATAAAATTATGAGATGAAACTATATATTGAAAAAGGGGAAAGTAAAATGTAGAGCTAGTGTAAGCTAAACTAGTGTAGACCAAATGCTTCGTACTAATTTGCTGGGCCGTACTCCTAGGCCGACCTTGGCTTGAGCTTGACTACCCAATTCCAATACTTTTCTGTTTGCGTCACTATTCCATATTTCGGTTTCtgatcaggccttgtttagttcactctgaaaatcaaaaagttttcaagatttcccgtcacatcgaatcttgtggcacatacatgaaatattaaatatagacgaaaacaaaaactaattacacagtttatctgtaatttacgagacgaatcttttgatcatagttagtccataattggataatatttgtcacaaacaaacgaaaatgctacagtaccgaaaattttttcactttttggaactaaacaaggcctcagtttcATTTGCTTATACCGCGTAAGACTATCCGAAAATGTAATCACACAGCTCTTCAAACGCGGGGTTACAGTACAGGTCCACCGCGCAGGTGCATTCAGCGTATCCCAAGATTATTGATCTCAGAATTATTGACCCCCAATCTATACGCATAAACCACAATTGTCAAattgcatagcttttctgaacGCCTTTCGTGTTAATCTGTTTAGCAACCTTGATTATCGTGGTTTGAGAATATAAGAAGAAGCATGCGAATTGTTCGATCTTATAAAGACAGCGAGACAGCCAGAGTGCCAGATTCAGAAAAGAATTGAAGGAATAATAATCTGTTATGTATTTACATGTGTAActaaatgaatgaatgaatcaatcaatcaatcaatcaattggCAAATATGCCAACAATTGTACTGTGAATCTACAATGTGCAGACGGACGACTGAAACGCAAAGAATTCCTCTACTGCAAACTAGAAATCCCCCGATGAATGGCCTCTCCGTGTACGGGCAAATaaaactctacacgaagagcTGGAGGAGGACGGGCGGCGCCTgcgcggtggtggcggcggcggcctcctcGCGGTGGCGCCGCATGTGGCCGCCGAGCGCCTGGCCCATCTCGAAGCTGAGCCCGCAGACGTGGCACAGGTGGCTCGCGGACGCCGCCGCTGGCTGCTTCGTGGTGGTCTCCTTGGCGTCGTCCTTCGCCGGCGCGGGCATCCCGAGCGCGAGGCCGTGGCGGCCCCGCAGGTGGCTGGTCCGGTGCCCGCCCAGCGCCTGGAACGACCCGAAGGCGCGGCTGCACGTCTTGCAGACgaactcgccgccgccgtccccgccgcccgccgccgcgcgccggtGCCTCTTGTTGCTGCCGTGCTCGGcggccacgccgccgccgccgagggacAGCGCGAGGGAGAGCGgcacggcgccggcgccggagtCTCTCGGGTGCTTCGCCATATATGTACCCTGACGGTCAGCTGGGGATGGAATGGAACTAAACTAAGGGCTTGCGATCGAGCTCAAGATGTTGGGAGAGAAGGTGAACGGAGGACCGACGACGCGGGATGTATGCGAGCGAGCTCGAACTCGGAGGAAGAAGGCCGCAGCTTGTTGTTGTGGATGTGTTGGCTCCAGCGAGTGCATGCTGCCTTTAtatgagcggaggaggaggaagacgtTCTGCTGTCTGCTCACGTGCACTCTACGTCGGGGCAGACGAGAGAACGAAATTCGGGCTGGATGGAGCGCGTCGTCCGTGCCAGGGCGACTCGACTCGTCTGCCTGTGCCGGCGTCGCCCGTATGGAACGGTCTGAACGGCAGAACGGGAACGAAAGGGACGGGGAACCTTCTGTGATCTGTCGTCTCGAGTCTTAACGCGCTCGCGGCCTGTGGCGTGTGTGCTGGCCTCACGCCGCACCGCGGGACCGGGACGGGGAGGGGGGGGAGCGCGGAAGGGTCCGCGAAACGGAACTGACGGCGTTAGAAAAAGCGTGGACTGGTCGCCGTTAGCCTGGGCCCTAGGGCGCCGCGGACAGTGAGAGCGCACCCGTCGCTCGGTCTCGTTTGACGCCGCGCCGGCGTTGTCTGGGTGACTAGTCAAACAAGTCTTGGCCGCGAAGAACGAACGGGGATGGGCTGCTAGTGTTAGCTAAGCTAACAACTTACACGTACGAGAAAC contains:
- the LOC8057046 gene encoding actin-depolymerizing factor 3, with protein sequence MGSHTQPLSTDTATHCYLQSSKPVYCDVELTRMANAASGVAVAEECVARFQELRGGRAHRFVVFKVDDALQRVVVDKVGERGAGFGDLTASLPADDCRYAVYDHDFTVEDATATGEAQAAPRSKIFFVAWSPEAAAVRSKMVYASSCDGFRKELDGVQVDLQATEPSELTLDVLNDHAS
- the LOC8057368 gene encoding zinc finger protein ZAT12 yields the protein MAKHPRDSGAGAVPLSLALSLGGGGVAAEHGSNKRHRRAAAGGGDGGGEFVCKTCSRAFGSFQALGGHRTSHLRGRHGLALGMPAPAKDDAKETTTKQPAAASASHLCHVCGLSFEMGQALGGHMRRHREEAAAATTAQAPPVLLQLFV